In Anomaloglossus baeobatrachus isolate aAnoBae1 unplaced genomic scaffold, aAnoBae1.hap1 Scaffold_154, whole genome shotgun sequence, a single genomic region encodes these proteins:
- the LOC142260653 gene encoding uncharacterized protein LOC142260653 has protein sequence MIELLTGEVPIRCQDVTVYFSMEEWEYLEGHKDLYKDVMMEDPQPLTSPGLSSKRTTPERCPRPLLPLDCKQEDPDVPQDHQVPTISDPLSGDLLYKRILLIDPSRMEKERDKITERILHLTLEILFRLTGEDYTVVKKTSSERCQAPVSEGWGRPLSPITGPPPHPPIHEDINEQKILELTYKMIELLTGEVPIRCQDVTVYFSMEECEYLEGHKDLYKDVMMEDPQPLTSPGLSSKRTTPERCPRPLLPQDCKQEAPDVPQDHQGEDLPHINTTETYVRGDERSKEEIPTDNRPGDCIRRSEGLLTSSDILSYHLGVPQDTYEEHCVIPAVSSTLQSKDVPSDPIKQVLSSDSSQAIKENKSHRRGTKTFSCSECGKCFNCQSNLVVQKRTHTGEKPYPCPECGKCFGKKSNLVTHQLTHIGHKQFSCPECGKCFTTKSNLVTHQRTHTGEKPYPCSECGKCFGEKSYLITHQRTHTGDKPFSCPECGKCFTTKSHLVRHQRTHTGEKPFLCLKCGKCFTHKLTFVTHQRTHTGEKPYSCSECGKDFTRKSGLRFHQRIHTDVKPYSCSQCEKCFTHRSNLITHQRIHTGEKPFSCPECWKCFRIKSNLDTHQRIHTGEKQFSCLECGKCFGNKSTLVTHQITHTGHKLFSCPECGKCFATNSHLITHQITHTGHKPFSCPECGKCFTTKSHLVTHQRTHTGEKPFSCLKCGKCFTRKVTLVTHQRNHTGEKPYSCSECGKDFTRKSGLRFHQRIHTDVKPYSCSQCGKCFTDRSNLITHQRIHTGEKPFSCPECGKCFRIKSNLDTHQRIHTGEKPFSCLECGKCFGNKSTLVTHQRTHTGDKPFSCPECGKCFTTKSHLITHQRTHT, from the exons atgattgagctgctgactggagag gttcctataaggtgtcaggacgtcaccgtctatttctccatggaggagtgggagtatttagaaggacacaaggatctgtacaaggacgtcatgatggaggatccccagcccctcacatcaccag gtctatccagtaagaggacaacaccagagagatgtccccgtcctcttctcccactggactgtaaacaagaagatcccgatgttcctcaggatcatcag gtccctacaatatcagatcctctcagtggagatcttctatataagagaattctcctgattgacccatcaaggatggaaaaGGAGAGGGATAAGAtaacggagaggatattacacctcaccctagagatcctcttccggcttactggagag gattacacagtagtgaagaagacctctagtgagcgctgtcaggcccctgtgtctgagggatggggaagacccctgagcccaatcacggggcctccacctcaccccccgatacatgaggacatcaatgagcagaagatcctagaactcacctacaagatgattgagctgctgactggagag gttcctataaggtgtcaggacgtcaccgtctatttctccatggaggagtgcgagtatttagaaggacacaaagatctgtacaaggacgtcatgatggaggatccccagcccctcacatcaccag gtctatccagtaagaggacaacaccagagagatgtccccgtcctcttctcccacaggactgtaaacaagaagctcccgatgttcctcaggatcatcag ggggaagatctgccccatattaatactacagagacatatgtgaggggtgatgagcggagtaaagaggagattcctacagataaccgcccag GTGACTGTATTAGGAGATCAGAGGGGCTTCTGACTTCTTCAGACATTCTATCATATCATCTTGGTGTGCCACAAGACACATATGAAGAACATTGCGTTATTCCAGCTGTATCCTCAACGCTTCAGAGCAAAGATGTACCATCTGATCCTATTAAACAggtcctatcttctgattcatcacaggctATTAAGGAAAATAAAAGTCACAGAAGAGGAAcgaagacattttcatgttcagagtgtggaaagtgTTTTAATTGTCAATCAAACCTTGTTGTACagaagagaactcacacaggggagaagccatatccatgtccagaatgtgggaaatgttttggaaaaaaatcaaatcttgttacacatcagttaACTCACATAGGACATAAgcaattttcatgtccagaatgtgggaaatgttttacaactaaatcaaatcttgttacacatcagagaactcacacaggggaaaagccatatccatgttcagaatgtgggaaatgttttggagaaaaatcatatcttattacacatcagagaactcacacaggagataagccattttcatgtccagaatgtgggaaatgttttacaactaaatcacatcttgtaagacatcagagaactcacacaggggagaagccatttttatgtttaaaatgtgggaaatgttttacacataaattaacttttgttacacatcagagaactcacacaggggaaaagccatattcatgttcagagtgtgggaaagattTTACTCGGAAATCAGGTCTTCGTttccaccagagaattcacacagatgtgaagccatattcatgttcacaatgtgagaaatgttttacacatagatcaaatcttattacacatcagagaattcacacaggggagaagcctttttcatgtccagaatgttggAAATGTTTTAGAATTAAATCAAATCTtgatacacatcagagaattcacacaggggaaaagcaattttcatgtttagaatgtgggaaatgttttggaaataaatcaactcttgttacacatcagataactcacacaggACATAAgctattttcatgtccagaatgtgggaaatgttttgcaacaaattcacatcttattacacatcagataactcacacaggacataagccattttcatgtccagaatgtgggaaatgttttacaactaaatcacatcttgttacacatcagagaactcacacaggggagaagccattttcatgtttaaaatgtgggaaatgttttacacgtaaagtaactcttgttacacatcagagaaatcacacaggggaaaagccatattcatgttcagaatgtgggaaagattTTACTCGGAAATCAGGTCTTCGTttccaccagagaattcacacagatgtgaagccatattcatgttcacaatgtgggaaatgttttacagatagatcaaatcttattacacatcagagaattcacacaggggagaagcctttttcatgtccagaatgtgggaaatgttttagaattAAATCAAATCTtgatacacatcagagaattcacacaggggaaaagccattttcatgtttagaatgtgggaaatgttttggaaataaatcaactcttgttacacatcagagaactcacacaggagataagccattttcatgtccagaatgtgggaaatgttttacaactaaatcacatcttattacacatcagagaactcacacatga